From Rhizobium sp. NZLR1, a single genomic window includes:
- a CDS encoding adenosine kinase produces MTRFDVLTVGNAIVDIIARCDDQFLIDNQITKAAMNLIDAERAELLYSRMGPALEASGGSAGNTAAGVANLGGKAAYFGNVAADQLGDIFTHDIRAQGVHYQTRPKGTFPPTARSMIFVTGDGERSMNTYLGACVELGPEDVETDVVADAKVTYFEGYLWDPPRAKEAILDCARIAHENGREMSMTLSDSFCVGRYRGEFLDLMRSGKVDIVFANRQEALSLYETDDFEEALNRIAADCKIAAVTMSEDGAVILKGRERYYVDAIKIREVVDTTGAGDLFASGFLYGYTQGRSLEDCGKLGCLAAGIVIQQIGPRPMTSLSEAAKQAGLI; encoded by the coding sequence ATGACAAGATTCGATGTTCTGACAGTCGGCAACGCAATCGTGGATATCATTGCCCGTTGTGACGACCAGTTCCTCATTGACAACCAGATCACCAAGGCGGCCATGAACCTCATCGATGCCGAGCGCGCCGAACTGCTGTATTCGCGCATGGGACCGGCGCTCGAAGCCTCCGGCGGCAGCGCCGGCAACACGGCCGCGGGCGTGGCTAACCTCGGCGGCAAGGCTGCCTATTTCGGCAATGTCGCCGCAGATCAGTTGGGTGACATCTTTACCCACGACATCCGCGCCCAAGGCGTCCACTACCAGACCCGGCCCAAGGGCACCTTCCCGCCGACGGCCCGTTCGATGATCTTCGTCACCGGGGACGGCGAGCGTTCGATGAATACCTATCTCGGCGCTTGCGTCGAACTCGGGCCTGAGGACGTCGAGACCGACGTCGTGGCCGACGCCAAGGTCACCTATTTCGAAGGTTATCTGTGGGATCCGCCACGCGCCAAGGAAGCGATCCTCGATTGTGCCCGCATCGCCCATGAAAACGGCCGCGAAATGTCGATGACGCTGTCCGACAGCTTCTGCGTCGGCCGCTATCGCGGCGAATTCCTCGATCTGATGCGCTCCGGCAAGGTCGATATCGTCTTCGCCAATCGCCAGGAAGCGCTGTCGCTCTATGAAACCGACGATTTCGAAGAGGCGCTGAACAGGATCGCCGCCGATTGCAAGATCGCCGCCGTGACCATGAGCGAGGACGGCGCCGTCATCCTGAAGGGCCGCGAGCGTTATTACGTCGATGCGATCAAGATCAGGGAAGTTGTGGATACGACAGGTGCCGGCGATCTCTTTGCCTCCGGCTTCCTCTATGGTTATACGCAGGGACGCTCTCTGGAGGATTGCGGCAAGCTCGGTTGCCTCGCCGCCGGCATCGTTATCCAGCAGATCGGCCCGCGCCCGATGACCTCGCTTTCCGAGGCTGCCAAACAGGCTGGGCTTATTTGA
- a CDS encoding YbaB/EbfC family nucleoid-associated protein has translation MRDIMGMMGKVKEMQAKMEQMQAEIAELTAEGKAGGGLVTVLISGKGELKSLKIDPSLFKEDDVEILEDLIVAAHKDAKDKAEALAAEKTKALTAGLPIPPGFKLPF, from the coding sequence ATGCGCGACATCATGGGCATGATGGGCAAAGTCAAGGAAATGCAGGCCAAGATGGAGCAGATGCAGGCGGAGATCGCCGAGCTCACGGCCGAAGGCAAGGCCGGCGGCGGCCTCGTCACTGTGCTCATCTCGGGCAAGGGCGAGCTGAAGAGCCTGAAGATCGACCCATCGCTGTTCAAGGAAGACGATGTCGAGATCCTCGAGGACCTGATCGTCGCCGCCCACAAGGACGCCAAGGACAAGGCCGAGGCGCTCGCCGCCGAAAAGACCAAGGCACTCACCGCCGGCCTGCCGATCCCGCCCGGTTTCAAGCTGCCGTTTTGA
- a CDS encoding YafY family protein produces the protein MPVARSERLLTLLQTLRRYRRPVTGIVLAEETGVSLRTLYRDIASLQAQGAMIEGEAGIGYVLKPGFMLPPMMFSEEELEALVLGSRWVARAAEPRLAGAGADALAKIAAVLPADMREMIDSAALFVGPKRRDEDKADVSAIRRAIRLERILELHYGDEQGRISRRRVWPFALGYFEHVRVLMAWCELRQDFRHFRTDRIIDMTLHEVRYPRRRTVLLKEWREQDVPLEN, from the coding sequence ATGCCGGTCGCCCGCTCGGAACGGCTGCTGACGCTGCTCCAGACGCTCCGGCGTTACCGGCGGCCGGTGACCGGCATCGTGCTTGCAGAGGAAACCGGCGTCAGCCTGCGCACGCTCTATCGCGATATTGCCAGCCTGCAGGCCCAGGGTGCGATGATCGAAGGCGAAGCCGGCATCGGCTACGTGCTGAAGCCGGGTTTCATGCTGCCGCCGATGATGTTTTCCGAAGAGGAGCTGGAAGCACTGGTGCTCGGCTCGCGCTGGGTCGCCCGCGCCGCCGAACCGCGCCTGGCCGGCGCCGGCGCCGATGCGCTCGCCAAGATTGCCGCCGTGCTGCCGGCCGATATGCGGGAGATGATCGATTCGGCAGCCCTTTTCGTCGGCCCCAAACGCCGGGACGAGGACAAGGCGGATGTCTCGGCCATCCGCCGGGCGATCCGCCTGGAGCGGATCCTCGAACTGCATTATGGCGACGAGCAGGGCCGGATCTCGCGTCGCCGCGTCTGGCCTTTCGCACTCGGCTATTTCGAGCATGTACGCGTCCTCATGGCCTGGTGCGAACTGCGCCAGGACTTCCGCCATTTCCGCACCGACCGCATCATCGACATGACGCTGCATGAGGTGCGTTATCCGCGCCGCCGCACGGTTCTTCTCAAGGAATGGCGCGAGCAGGACGTGCCGCTCGAGAACTGA
- a CDS encoding MOSC domain-containing protein, with product MKILALCTGNPEKLPGKSYKTGIFKHAVNGAVIIDAEGLVGDAICNRKHHGGVDQAVYVEGSLTLDWWSGELGRPYEPGTFGENMVISDLDNRDVAVGDRFAAGDLVLEVTSCRIPCATFAARMDDPTFVKRYTAAARPGIYCRVIRGGVAEAGMPVDHQPFAGEKVTMPELMETFGRRLSEVDRARYLASPIHYKLKAVLEAAHEHWA from the coding sequence ATGAAAATCCTGGCGCTGTGCACCGGCAATCCGGAAAAACTGCCGGGCAAGAGCTATAAGACCGGCATCTTCAAGCATGCCGTCAACGGCGCGGTGATAATCGATGCTGAAGGACTGGTCGGTGATGCCATCTGCAACCGAAAACACCATGGCGGAGTCGATCAGGCAGTTTATGTCGAGGGGTCGCTGACGCTCGACTGGTGGAGCGGGGAGCTTGGCCGGCCATACGAGCCCGGCACTTTCGGTGAAAACATGGTGATATCAGATCTCGACAACCGCGACGTCGCCGTCGGCGACCGCTTTGCCGCGGGCGATCTCGTCCTAGAAGTCACCTCATGTCGCATTCCCTGCGCTACCTTCGCCGCCAGGATGGACGATCCGACATTCGTCAAGCGTTACACCGCCGCCGCCCGTCCCGGCATCTATTGCCGCGTGATCAGGGGTGGGGTGGCCGAGGCCGGAATGCCGGTCGATCACCAACCATTTGCGGGAGAGAAGGTGACGATGCCGGAGCTAATGGAAACCTTCGGCCGGCGGCTGTCTGAGGTGGACCGGGCGAGATATCTCGCATCACCGATCCACTACAAACTGAAAGCAGTGTTGGAAGCCGCGCACGAACACTGGGCATAG
- the nudC gene encoding NAD(+) diphosphatase, producing the protein MSHSLFDSDVPHPEPSNLTAFAANDLNRDSEHRDERSVEKALAKEGTHIFAFAGDKLVLKHDGQVLDPLFARYELQELRPNWDETVLLGYRKSGEPRLAVPVGIDVDDLTSQYKPADGRTLFREMLIDEVLLGEFAQAASLIRWNGDNRFCGRCGSAMEIHIGGYKRVCAACEHMIFPRTDPVVIMLTIDESRDLCLLGRSPHFAPGMYSCLAGFVEPGETIENAVRRETLEESGIRTGRIRYHASQPWPMPHSLMIGCYAEARSAEITRDETELEDCRWFTREETIEMLERPSATGKASPPKGAIAHRLMRDWVEWKR; encoded by the coding sequence ATGAGTCATTCGCTTTTCGATTCGGATGTGCCGCATCCGGAGCCCAGCAATCTCACGGCTTTTGCCGCCAACGACCTCAATCGCGATTCCGAACATCGCGACGAACGCTCCGTCGAAAAAGCGCTGGCCAAGGAGGGCACGCATATCTTCGCCTTCGCCGGCGACAAGCTGGTGCTGAAGCATGACGGCCAGGTGCTCGATCCGCTCTTTGCCCGCTATGAGCTTCAGGAGCTTCGGCCGAATTGGGACGAGACGGTGCTTCTCGGCTACCGCAAATCAGGCGAGCCGCGCCTTGCGGTTCCCGTCGGTATCGACGTCGACGATCTCACCAGCCAATACAAGCCTGCCGACGGCCGCACGCTGTTTCGCGAAATGCTGATCGACGAGGTGCTGCTCGGCGAATTCGCCCAGGCCGCGAGCCTCATCCGCTGGAATGGCGACAACCGCTTCTGCGGCCGTTGCGGCTCGGCGATGGAGATCCACATCGGCGGCTACAAACGTGTCTGCGCTGCCTGCGAACACATGATCTTCCCCCGCACCGACCCTGTCGTCATCATGCTGACGATCGATGAGAGCCGCGACCTCTGTCTGCTCGGCCGCAGTCCGCATTTCGCGCCCGGCATGTATTCCTGTCTTGCTGGCTTCGTTGAACCTGGTGAGACCATCGAGAACGCCGTGCGCCGCGAAACGCTGGAGGAATCGGGCATCCGCACCGGCCGCATCCGCTACCACGCCTCGCAGCCCTGGCCGATGCCACATTCCCTGATGATCGGCTGTTACGCCGAGGCCAGATCCGCCGAAATCACCCGCGACGAGACGGAGTTGGAGGATTGCCGCTGGTTCACCCGCGAGGAAACGATCGAGATGCTGGAACGCCCGAGCGCGACAGGCAAGGCCTCTCCGCCGAAAGGGGCGATCGCCCACCGCCTGATGCGCGACTGGGTGGAGTGGAAGCGGTAA
- a CDS encoding cytochrome c family protein, with amino-acid sequence MNSYVNTAVGALLGTIFVLMSVSIASEGIFHSEAPEKEGFAIVAEEAPAAGGEAAPAAAAVPIAQLLASADAKAGETVFKKCQACHDGTKGGPNKVGPNLFGVVDRPIASHEGFAYSTAIKDFSKGSSEKWTFEFLNKFLMAPKKDVPGTAMGFAGLPKDQDRANVILYLHTLADSPVPLPTATQ; translated from the coding sequence ATGAATTCATACGTCAATACGGCCGTTGGGGCGCTGCTCGGAACGATTTTCGTTCTGATGTCGGTCTCCATCGCGTCCGAAGGGATCTTCCATTCCGAAGCACCGGAAAAGGAAGGTTTCGCGATCGTTGCCGAAGAGGCGCCCGCCGCTGGTGGCGAAGCTGCGCCTGCCGCTGCTGCCGTTCCGATCGCGCAATTGCTCGCTTCTGCCGATGCCAAGGCCGGTGAAACGGTCTTCAAGAAGTGTCAGGCCTGTCATGACGGCACCAAAGGGGGACCGAACAAGGTCGGTCCCAACCTCTTTGGTGTCGTGGATCGCCCGATCGCCTCGCATGAGGGCTTTGCCTATTCCACTGCCATCAAGGATTTTTCCAAGGGCAGCAGCGAGAAGTGGACCTTCGAATTTCTCAACAAGTTCCTGATGGCGCCGAAGAAGGATGTTCCCGGCACGGCGATGGGCTTTGCCGGTCTGCCGAAGGATCAGGATCGCGCCAACGTTATCCTCTACCTGCACACGCTCGCCGATTCGCCGGTGCCGCTGCCGACCGCGACGCAGTGA
- a CDS encoding SH3 domain-containing protein: MRSKVLKSCLALAIALAASMGTVEFAHAQAAKGPSGLPLPRFVTLKSKRVNLRIGPGTDYAVSWMYLKSGLPVEIIQEYDNWRRIRDADGTEGWVNQSLLSGQRAAIAAPWMKTKGKGVFVNLRREAQPSASIVAKLEPGVMVTIGECNGDWCRAETDGASGWVAQSEIWGAYPGEAFK; encoded by the coding sequence ATGCGCAGCAAAGTCCTGAAGTCCTGCCTCGCCCTGGCCATCGCTCTGGCCGCATCCATGGGAACCGTCGAATTTGCCCATGCGCAGGCCGCCAAGGGTCCAAGCGGACTGCCATTGCCGCGTTTCGTCACGCTGAAATCCAAGCGCGTCAACCTGCGCATCGGCCCGGGAACGGATTATGCCGTTTCGTGGATGTACCTGAAATCCGGGTTGCCGGTGGAGATCATTCAGGAATACGACAACTGGCGCCGCATTCGCGATGCGGACGGTACCGAAGGCTGGGTCAACCAGTCACTGCTGTCAGGCCAGCGTGCGGCGATCGCCGCCCCGTGGATGAAGACGAAGGGTAAGGGCGTCTTTGTCAATCTGCGGCGCGAGGCGCAGCCCTCCGCATCGATCGTCGCCAAGCTGGAACCCGGCGTAATGGTGACGATCGGCGAATGCAACGGTGACTGGTGCCGCGCCGAAACCGACGGCGCCTCCGGCTGGGTGGCGCAGTCGGAGATCTGGGGCGCCTATCCCGGCGAAGCCTTCAAATAA
- a CDS encoding prephenate dehydratase, producing MNIKTNRIAFQGEFGANSDMASRDMFPTMEPLPCQTFEDAFTAVDNGDADIGMIPIENTIAGRVADIHHLLPESRLHIIGEYFMPIRFQLMVLPGVTKDEIRTVHSHIHALGQCRKIVRANGWKPVIAGDTAGAAKLVKETGDRSMAALAPRLAADLYGLEIIAENVEDTENNVTRFVVLSRDEEWAQRNSADEKVVTTFVFNVRNIPAALYKALGGFATNNINMTKLESYQLGGRFVATQFYADIEGHPNDPNVRRALEELRFFSEKVRILGVYKGHAMRGLL from the coding sequence ATGAACATCAAGACCAACAGGATCGCCTTCCAGGGCGAATTCGGCGCCAATTCCGACATGGCCAGCCGGGACATGTTTCCGACCATGGAGCCGCTGCCCTGCCAGACCTTCGAGGATGCGTTCACGGCGGTCGACAACGGCGACGCCGATATCGGGATGATCCCGATCGAGAACACGATCGCCGGGCGCGTCGCGGATATCCATCATCTGCTGCCTGAATCGCGGCTGCACATCATCGGCGAGTATTTCATGCCGATCCGCTTCCAGCTGATGGTGCTGCCGGGGGTGACCAAGGACGAGATCCGCACCGTGCACAGCCACATTCACGCGCTCGGCCAGTGCCGCAAGATCGTTCGGGCCAATGGCTGGAAGCCTGTGATCGCCGGCGATACGGCAGGCGCGGCAAAGCTGGTGAAGGAAACCGGCGACCGCTCGATGGCCGCCCTGGCGCCGCGGCTTGCCGCCGATCTCTACGGGCTCGAGATCATCGCCGAAAATGTCGAGGATACCGAAAACAACGTCACCCGCTTCGTCGTGTTGTCGCGCGACGAGGAATGGGCGCAACGGAATTCGGCGGACGAAAAGGTCGTTACCACCTTCGTCTTCAACGTTCGCAACATTCCGGCCGCGCTCTACAAGGCGCTCGGCGGGTTCGCCACCAACAATATCAACATGACCAAGCTGGAAAGCTATCAGCTCGGCGGAAGATTCGTGGCGACACAGTTCTACGCCGATATCGAAGGCCATCCGAACGATCCAAACGTGCGGCGGGCATTGGAAGAACTGCGGTTCTTCTCCGAGAAGGTGCGCATCCTCGGCGTCTACAAGGGGCATGCGATGCGAGGCCTGCTTTAG
- a CDS encoding VOC family protein, with protein sequence MTSPNLIILYVKDPGESASFYRNLLNREPTVEAPNFVAFPLDGGFTLGLWRRSKVEPQPSAIGNRGEVAFMVAGENAVANHYEDWRKRGLPIAQELTELDFGPTFVVLDPDGHRLRVCEPDK encoded by the coding sequence ATGACCAGCCCCAATCTGATTATCCTCTACGTCAAGGACCCCGGCGAAAGCGCAAGCTTCTACCGGAACCTCCTGAACCGCGAACCGACCGTGGAAGCACCGAATTTCGTCGCCTTTCCGCTCGATGGCGGCTTCACCCTCGGCCTCTGGCGGCGCAGCAAGGTCGAACCGCAGCCCTCCGCCATCGGCAACCGCGGGGAGGTGGCCTTCATGGTTGCGGGGGAAAATGCTGTCGCCAACCATTATGAGGACTGGCGCAAGCGCGGCCTGCCGATCGCCCAGGAACTAACCGAACTGGACTTCGGCCCGACCTTCGTCGTGCTCGATCCGGATGGTCATCGCCTGCGTGTCTGTGAGCCGGATAAATAA
- a CDS encoding 3-deoxy-manno-octulosonate cytidylyltransferase has protein sequence MSDSNLDDVLVLIPARMASTRLPGKPLADICGLPMIVQVAMRAREAAIGRVVVAVDDARVFDAVSAAGFEVVMTSSDHQSGSDRIFEALKKVDPAGRAKFIVNVQGDLPTIDPETVRAALRPLENEAVDIGTLTTEIDNEADKTAPHIVKVVGSPVSDTRLRGLYFTRATAPYGKGPLYHHIGLYAYRRAALERFVALGPSTLERRESLEQLRALEAGMRIDVEIVDTVPLGVDTPADLEIARRILSAKSN, from the coding sequence ATGAGTGATTCAAATTTAGATGACGTGCTTGTATTGATCCCGGCGCGTATGGCCTCCACCCGACTTCCGGGCAAGCCGCTCGCCGATATTTGCGGGCTGCCGATGATCGTCCAGGTGGCGATGCGCGCCAGGGAGGCAGCCATCGGCCGCGTCGTCGTCGCCGTCGACGACGCCCGGGTGTTCGATGCCGTTTCGGCCGCCGGCTTCGAAGTCGTCATGACCAGCAGTGATCATCAATCTGGTTCCGATCGGATCTTCGAGGCGCTGAAGAAAGTCGATCCTGCCGGCAGGGCAAAATTCATCGTCAACGTCCAGGGCGATCTGCCGACGATCGATCCGGAAACCGTGCGCGCGGCTTTGCGCCCTCTCGAGAACGAGGCGGTCGATATCGGCACGCTGACGACCGAAATCGACAATGAAGCTGATAAAACCGCGCCGCATATCGTCAAGGTTGTCGGTTCGCCCGTTTCCGACACCCGACTGCGCGGGCTCTATTTCACGCGTGCGACGGCACCTTACGGCAAGGGCCCGCTCTACCACCATATCGGCCTTTATGCCTATCGGCGCGCGGCGCTGGAACGGTTCGTCGCGCTCGGGCCTTCAACGCTCGAAAGGCGCGAATCGCTGGAGCAGTTGCGGGCGCTGGAGGCCGGCATGCGCATCGACGTTGAGATCGTTGACACGGTTCCGCTCGGTGTCGATACTCCCGCCGACCTCGAAATAGCGCGGCGCATCCTCTCCGCAAAGTCGAACTGA
- a CDS encoding DNA polymerase III subunit gamma/tau, with amino-acid sequence MSDTERQSKDAASTGTGYRVLARKYRPKDFTDLMVGQEPMVRTLTNAFETGRIAQAYMLTGVRGVGKTTTARILARALNYKTADVDKPTIDLRTPGEHCQAIMEGRHVDVIEMDAASHTGIDDIREIIEQVRYRPVSARYKVYIIDEVHMLSTQAFNGLLKTLEEPPEHVKFIFATTEIRKVPITVLSRCQRFDLRRISASDLVGLFSTIAAKEGIEAEPDALAMIARAAEGSARDGLSLLDQAIAHGAGAVQAEAVRGMLGLADRARIVDLFQHVVQGDVAAALGEFQSQYEAGANPVVVLTDLADFTHLVTRLKYVPDAANDPSLSEVERTKAAEFAKGVAVTTLSRIWQMLLKGIPETEGSSRTAGAAEMVLIRLAHAAHLPAPEDAARRLAEFSGDNAGPRPASPPSGSGGGNGTRVPYQSSVAARAPEIAPSKPQASAPVAMLRAVPSSQPETMPIGRIETKPAEALKSLVQINSVSDIVDLAAEKRDPKLKAMVRAFVRPVRIEPGRLDVSLTEGAPTTLLNELAVKLKEWTGIHWIVSLSREEGKPTLVEAEARTREQHVIDARQDPDVAAILAHFPGAKIIDVRVRAPEPEEEGEATPPAAAESEEGDILPGDDIEF; translated from the coding sequence ATGAGCGACACCGAGCGACAATCAAAAGATGCCGCCTCGACGGGCACCGGATACCGGGTGCTGGCTCGCAAATACCGCCCCAAGGATTTCACGGACCTGATGGTCGGCCAGGAGCCGATGGTCCGCACCCTTACCAACGCCTTCGAGACCGGCCGCATCGCCCAGGCCTACATGCTGACCGGCGTGCGCGGCGTCGGCAAGACGACGACTGCGCGCATCCTGGCGCGAGCGCTGAATTACAAGACAGCTGATGTCGACAAGCCGACGATCGACCTTCGCACGCCCGGCGAGCACTGCCAGGCGATCATGGAAGGCCGGCATGTCGACGTGATCGAGATGGATGCCGCCTCCCATACCGGCATCGACGATATCCGCGAGATCATCGAGCAGGTGCGCTACCGGCCGGTTTCGGCGCGCTACAAGGTCTACATCATCGACGAAGTGCACATGCTGTCGACGCAGGCCTTCAATGGCCTCTTGAAGACGCTGGAAGAACCGCCGGAGCATGTGAAGTTCATCTTCGCCACGACCGAGATCCGCAAAGTGCCGATCACCGTGCTGTCACGCTGCCAGCGCTTTGACCTGCGCCGCATCAGCGCGTCGGATCTCGTCGGGCTGTTTTCGACGATCGCCGCCAAGGAAGGCATCGAGGCGGAACCGGACGCGCTGGCAATGATCGCGCGTGCCGCCGAAGGCTCGGCGCGCGACGGGCTGTCGCTGCTCGATCAGGCGATCGCCCATGGTGCCGGCGCCGTGCAGGCGGAAGCCGTGCGCGGGATGCTCGGTCTTGCCGACCGCGCCCGGATCGTCGATCTCTTCCAGCATGTCGTCCAGGGCGACGTGGCCGCAGCCCTCGGCGAATTCCAGAGCCAGTACGAGGCCGGCGCCAATCCCGTGGTGGTGCTGACCGATCTTGCCGATTTCACCCATCTGGTGACGCGGCTGAAATATGTGCCGGATGCGGCGAACGACCCCTCGCTCAGCGAAGTCGAGCGCACCAAGGCGGCGGAATTCGCCAAGGGCGTTGCGGTAACGACGCTGTCGCGCATCTGGCAGATGCTGTTGAAGGGCATTCCGGAAACGGAAGGCTCGTCGCGGACGGCAGGTGCGGCCGAAATGGTGCTGATCCGGCTGGCGCATGCCGCGCATCTGCCGGCGCCCGAAGACGCGGCGCGGCGGCTTGCCGAATTTTCCGGCGACAATGCCGGCCCGCGGCCCGCCTCCCCGCCTTCAGGCAGTGGCGGCGGCAACGGCACGCGGGTTCCCTATCAAAGCAGTGTCGCGGCACGCGCGCCGGAAATCGCACCGAGCAAACCACAGGCGTCCGCGCCGGTGGCAATGCTGCGTGCGGTGCCGAGCAGCCAGCCCGAGACGATGCCTATCGGCCGAATCGAGACGAAACCGGCGGAAGCGCTAAAGTCGCTCGTCCAGATCAACTCGGTCAGCGATATCGTCGATCTTGCCGCCGAGAAGCGCGATCCGAAGTTGAAGGCGATGGTGCGCGCCTTTGTGCGCCCGGTCCGGATCGAGCCCGGCCGCCTTGACGTCAGCCTGACCGAGGGCGCGCCGACGACACTGCTCAACGAGCTTGCCGTCAAGCTGAAGGAATGGACCGGCATTCACTGGATCGTCAGCCTCAGCCGCGAAGAGGGCAAGCCGACGCTGGTGGAAGCGGAGGCCAGGACCCGGGAGCAGCATGTCATCGACGCCCGTCAGGACCCTGACGTGGCAGCGATCCTGGCGCATTTTCCAGGGGCGAAAATCATCGACGTGCGCGTGCGGGCGCCCGAACCGGAAGAGGAAGGCGAGGCAACGCCACCGGCCGCCGCCGAATCCGAGGAAGGCGACATCCTGCCTGGCGACGACATAGAGTTCTAG
- a CDS encoding HIT family protein has protein sequence MNGFMLDPRLENDSVSIMITGLCDLRLSRDARWPWLILVPRRAGITEIFELTPLDQVLLAFETELTATALKQITGAAKINIGALGNIVRQLHVHVIARFEGDANWPGPVWGFGRAEPYEDEKRDEFTAKLREALSS, from the coding sequence TTGAACGGCTTTATGCTTGACCCTCGGCTGGAAAACGACAGCGTCAGCATCATGATCACGGGCCTCTGTGATCTGAGATTGTCGAGGGATGCCCGCTGGCCCTGGCTCATTCTCGTGCCGCGCCGGGCAGGCATCACCGAAATCTTCGAGCTGACGCCGCTCGACCAGGTGCTGCTTGCCTTCGAGACCGAGCTCACTGCCACGGCGCTGAAGCAGATCACCGGTGCCGCAAAAATCAATATCGGGGCTCTTGGCAATATCGTCCGCCAGCTTCATGTTCATGTGATTGCCCGCTTCGAAGGCGATGCCAACTGGCCGGGTCCCGTCTGGGGCTTCGGACGCGCGGAACCCTACGAAGACGAAAAGAGAGACGAATTCACAGCGAAGCTGCGGGAAGCCCTTTCATCATGA
- a CDS encoding AEC family transporter — MSAIILDVLPIFILILIGWVIVRSGLMASNVGEALSEFVFKIAVPLLLFRTIAEADFHGASPFRLWIVYFSGVAITWATGHIAATRLFGRDERIGVLAGVSSAFANNIFIGLPLVERTVGDEGLVALSILLAVHLPVMMVAGTVLMEHAERKIAGKSDRSMMLVLRQIAVNLVRNPLVIGLAAGMAMHLSGLTMPVTLATVVKQIAGIAGPAALISLGMALEKYGISGNLGIASVTSSLKLLMLPGCVWAASHLLGLSPEWTAAIVLTSSVPTGVNAWLIANRFGVGHSIAASTITVTTALGAITVSLWAYFLGA, encoded by the coding sequence ATGTCAGCCATCATTCTCGACGTTCTTCCCATCTTCATCCTGATCCTCATCGGCTGGGTGATCGTCCGCAGCGGCCTGATGGCATCGAATGTCGGCGAAGCGCTCAGCGAATTTGTCTTCAAGATCGCCGTGCCGCTACTGCTGTTTCGCACCATCGCCGAGGCGGATTTTCATGGCGCCTCGCCTTTCCGGCTGTGGATCGTCTATTTCTCAGGCGTTGCCATCACCTGGGCGACCGGCCATATCGCCGCCACGCGGCTCTTCGGCCGCGACGAACGGATCGGCGTGCTGGCCGGCGTTTCCTCCGCCTTCGCCAACAATATCTTCATCGGCCTGCCGCTCGTCGAGCGGACCGTTGGCGATGAGGGGCTGGTGGCGCTGTCGATCCTGCTTGCCGTGCATTTGCCGGTGATGATGGTCGCCGGCACCGTGCTGATGGAGCATGCCGAGCGCAAGATCGCCGGCAAAAGCGATCGCAGCATGATGCTCGTGCTGCGCCAGATCGCCGTCAATCTGGTGCGCAATCCGCTGGTGATCGGGCTTGCGGCCGGCATGGCCATGCATCTTTCCGGTCTCACCATGCCCGTAACCCTGGCAACGGTCGTCAAGCAGATCGCCGGCATTGCCGGTCCGGCGGCGCTGATCTCGCTCGGCATGGCGCTGGAGAAATACGGCATTTCCGGCAATCTCGGCATCGCCAGCGTCACGTCAAGCTTGAAGCTGCTGATGCTGCCCGGCTGCGTATGGGCGGCGAGCCATCTCCTCGGCCTCAGCCCCGAATGGACGGCGGCGATCGTGCTGACCTCCTCGGTGCCCACAGGCGTCAACGCCTGGCTAATCGCCAACCGCTTCGGCGTCGGTCATAGCATCGCTGCCTCGACGATCACGGTGACGACGGCGCTCGGTGCAATCACGGTGTCGCTCTGGGCCTATTTCCTGGGTGCCTGA